A portion of the Salmo trutta chromosome 1, fSalTru1.1, whole genome shotgun sequence genome contains these proteins:
- the ccdc167 gene encoding coiled-coil domain-containing protein 167: MTKSKDKREKVSVASEIDRVEERRLRCHDSIERAEFRRRREELSDQDRQSLEDEMTIMNERMQKYDKELEVLRGENRRNMMLSVALLAVSALFYYAFIHY; the protein is encoded by the exons ATGACCAAATCTAAGgacaagagagagaaagtcagCGTAGCTAGCGAG ATTGATCGTGTTGAGGAGCGACGGTTGCGATGTCACGATAGTATCGAGAGGGCAGAGTTCAGACGGCGGCGCGAGGAGCTCTCGGATCAAGACAg ACAATCGCTGGAGGATGAAATGACGATAATGAACGAAAGGATGCAAAAGTATG ATAAAGAGCTGGAGGtgttgagaggagagaacaggaggaatATGATGCTCTCTGTTGCTCTATTGGCCGTCAGTGCTCTCTTCTACTACGCCTTTATCCACTACTGA